Genomic window (Peromyscus leucopus breed LL Stock chromosome 15, UCI_PerLeu_2.1, whole genome shotgun sequence):
GAAACTGTCAGATCCTTCAGAAAGTTAGTGTGATAGCCAGGCCTGAACAGCAGCGGGCCTGAAATATCCTACAATTAAGGCAGCAAAAGGGGCAAATGGGGGAGCAGAGGCTTCTTTTTCTAGTGGGTGGAGCTAGATACGAATGAACAAACCAGGtgataaagaaagaaagcccaGAGAAAGGGAAACGCAGGCTCACAAAGCCCACCAAGACACATGCAATCATGGGCAGACGTGTGTTCCTTGACAGAGAAGCTGAAGGTCACACCAGCCTCGCAGCTGCCCCTGCCTTGTCATTCAAAACAGTGCTTCAAACAAAGCCTTCAGATGCACAGGGAACCCTCCAGCTCGGCTGCCAGGCCCGCTGAcccggccggccggccggccccATACCATACATCGCTGTGCTGCCTCCTGGTCCGCTGCCTGCTCAGCTGACCAGTGTCTTCCCTCAGGTCCCTCCCCCACGCCCTGGAAAGCCCTCTGGATGCTTTGAAGGACAGAGTCCCGGTAGTGGCAACCTAGAAAAGGCACAGATGTCTGCACAGCTCTCAAAGGAAACAGCAACCCTCGAGCCTTTCCTTAGTGTTTGAACACACTCACTGTTCTTGCTCCGGTGAGCTGCTGTAAATAATCTTGAATCTCACTGGTGTTGTTGGTAGCTGTGATATCCACAAATTCCAGAAACCCTGGTTTGAAAGGCAATTGTCTGAGGATCTCTTGTGTCTCCTGGCAGTAGGGGCAGGTGGGCTTGATGAACACGACCACCTTCCCAGGCTGGATCTTGCGGTTCACAAACTCCTGAGCCATACTGACAGGGTGCAGCTTCCCCAGGAGGACCGCTCAGTTGAAGGTGTTGGTCGGGTGTAAAACGTGGCTTAGCCACAGCTCTCATTTAATAAGGAACCTCCTTGGAGGAGGAGTTAGCCAGCAGGATGATTCAGTTTTAAAGGGCCAGTCCCAAAGTCAATTCATTCCGGTATGATTCACCAGTTACTAGGCCTAGGAATGCACACTTGCTGTTCAATCCCTGATACATAGGGCAGGCTGTCTTTGTGTTCTCCGCCTTTGGCGATGCCTGTCCAGTAGCAGGGATCAGCGCTCAGTCACCCTCGAAGGTGGCAGGACGGCACTGACAGCTTCTGGAGGAGGCTGGGACCTCTCAGAgcaaattcttttctcttttggagaCATGGTTGTGTTAAACATGTAAGCACAATCATTCAGGAAAGCTTTGGCACTCATAGGAAGTGGGGTGGAAATGGTGACTGGACCGCCGGGTTACCCCGGGCTTTGTTTGGCTTATGTGGTGGGTGTTGTGTGGTCAGTGGAACTGGCTCTTGGCATGTATGGTAGCAAAGCCATCTGGACTTCCGTGTGTGAAAAGTGAGTCTAAGTACTGATGCCACACTGAACAATGTGCCCCTTTCCACACCATAGATTGTAACTGTACTTTGCCACAGGACCTACCTGGCAAGCTATGCCTTTGATACACCTGTCTCATCCCCAAAGCCTTAGCTTTGGTAACCTTTGGACAGCAGTTCAGCGAGGAGACACATTCTCACATaacccctgacctcaagctccagACAGAATGAGGATGTTTTCCTGCCTGATTTGTTTTCACAGTGAGCCAAGGTGCTCCAGGAGGCATGGGCTGAGTTAGGAAAGCCATTCAAAGAGAAAATTATCAGACTAAATCAGGTTTCCAAGCCAGCAGCAAGTTTCACACTGAATCAGAGTATCTTTAGGAGGCAAGGCAGGTGTTCAGAGGAAGCTCGTCACAGCCGACAGGTGTGGCCGGGCTGCATGGCAGAGGTGACTGGTCCATGGCAGGGCCGGAGACCTCCCAGCCCTCCAGGACAAGCCTGGGGTAAAGTCATATCCTGCTCGTTTTCCTCACCTTAGCCTCCTGATGCCCGCCTCTCCCAGAGGCCTCCTGAGGCCTGGACCTCTGCAAGGCTCTTGCTGTTCCCATGACCTTGGGCATCAGCACATGGTGCAGGTGGGTTTTTAGAGTCTGTCTCCTTCAACATCTTTCTGGTCTTCCCCTTCCTGCAGCCCCCATTTCCTAAGAATTTGACTGGTCTGGTCTCTCCCAGATCATGGCTGAGGACATGATGGCCTTCCATCTCTTGTGTGTCCACCCTGTGTCCTTCCCCGATATTGGCCACCTGTGTTTTCCTTGCCTCCTCTCTCCTAATCACCTTGCAATCTGACCCTCCTTATCATCTTCTGCCAAACTGTCTCAGCTTGCTTACTCAATTCCAGAACCAGGTGTTCAGACCAGCCTAACCTGGAAGTCTGAGTGTGAATTTAGCATCTGCAAAAGCATGAAACCTCCCAAGAGACCTGTCTGTACAGTCACATGGGGCTTAGAGTCCTACACTCCCCTTAACTCCAAACTCCAGGCAGATGAGGGATTTTCCGTCAGTGCTGTAGCTCTAATTTCACAGTGCCTGGGTTGGAGTTCATCATATTTACCTCAAGTCTTATAAATGATAACACCTGCATACGGGGGACCTCTGTGGTCTGTCCGGAAGCTCAACCCGGGTCTAACATCTGAAGCCATGGGACAAATGGGGCTAAAGCACAAGCTGAAGAGTGTGTTTTGGTGAGACACAGGAGGAGACGTGTAGACAACAGGTAACGTGGAGAGGATGTACTCTATTTCTCAGAGAACTTGTGACTGCAGCTCAGAATGCGCCTACAGGATCCTCACTGCATTGGTGTTGGCATTGTGGATCAGTGCAGACCTGTAGAGACCACGGGCGTTTCAGTGAGGAGTTGGTAGGGCCCCAAAGTGAGGCCTTTCCTCAAGAGCTGGGGGCCCTGAGAGGGTATGTATGTGCAGAGGAGCAGATATGGACTCTCTTTGGCCCTTATGAGACACCAGGGCTCTTCCGGAGAGAGGTCATGTTCCTG
Coding sequences:
- the Glrx gene encoding glutaredoxin-1, with amino-acid sequence MAQEFVNRKIQPGKVVVFIKPTCPYCQETQEILRQLPFKPGFLEFVDITATNNTSEIQDYLQQLTGARTVPRVFIGKDCIGGCSDLIKMQKNGELMTRLRQIGALQ